From Planococcus halocryophilus, the proteins below share one genomic window:
- the ytpR gene encoding YtpR family tRNA-binding protein, translated as MNVFYNKEGIGDVLLVQLQTETPEKIDPEQFGDITLIKDAEGKIAGFNVFNASSYTDLAGGQQVEVSEKLVTSLQNALAKNGVDFTLEVDFSPKFVVGFVEAKEKHPNADKLNVCQVAVGDEEKLQIVCGAPNVEQGQKVVVAKVGAVMPSGMVIRDAELRGVASTGMICSAKELALPNAPEVKGILVLSEDAETGSAFEVKA; from the coding sequence ATGAATGTATTTTATAACAAAGAAGGAATTGGCGATGTGTTGCTCGTTCAACTTCAAACAGAAACTCCAGAAAAAATTGATCCCGAACAATTTGGGGACATAACATTGATCAAAGATGCAGAAGGAAAAATTGCTGGGTTTAATGTATTTAACGCCTCTAGTTATACAGACTTGGCTGGAGGTCAACAAGTAGAAGTGTCTGAAAAACTTGTTACATCTTTGCAAAATGCATTAGCTAAAAATGGTGTTGATTTTACGCTTGAAGTCGATTTTTCACCGAAATTTGTTGTTGGGTTTGTGGAAGCTAAAGAAAAACACCCAAATGCTGATAAATTGAATGTTTGTCAAGTTGCTGTTGGGGACGAAGAGAAATTGCAGATTGTTTGTGGTGCTCCAAATGTTGAACAAGGTCAAAAAGTTGTCGTAGCAAAAGTGGGGGCGGTTATGCCTTCTGGAATGGTTATTCGCGATGCGGAACTTCGGGGAGTGGCATCGACTGGAATGATTTGTTCAGCAAAAGAGTTGGCTTTGCCAAATGCACCTGAGGTAAAAGGCATTCTTGTCTTGTCTGAAGATGCAGAAACTGGCTCAGCTTTCGAAGTGAAGGCGTAA
- the thpR gene encoding RNA 2',3'-cyclic phosphodiesterase: MKPHYFIGIKIPKDIAETLATERESWQLQSHKRLTPAQDMHITLLFIGEDVYGEINEVEKLLGTIKEQAFTLNIDGIKTFGNPTTPRIIYASLETSRELDELQQQVHKSMESLKIKPDPKKFVPHITLASRWAGGEPTNRQFSIANMRFDVTEFSLFRIAPNEMPRYQKIANYTLENASTTFKGECL; the protein is encoded by the coding sequence ATGAAACCACATTATTTTATTGGGATCAAAATTCCAAAAGACATAGCCGAAACCTTGGCGACAGAACGAGAAAGTTGGCAATTGCAAAGTCACAAAAGGCTAACGCCAGCACAAGATATGCATATTACTTTATTGTTTATCGGCGAGGACGTGTATGGTGAAATCAACGAGGTTGAGAAATTACTGGGAACCATTAAGGAACAAGCTTTTACTTTAAATATTGATGGCATCAAAACTTTTGGTAATCCAACGACACCGCGTATTATTTATGCTTCTCTTGAAACGAGTCGGGAATTGGACGAGTTGCAACAGCAAGTACATAAATCAATGGAATCTTTAAAAATAAAACCCGATCCAAAGAAATTTGTGCCACATATTACGTTGGCTAGCAGATGGGCAGGGGGAGAGCCAACAAATCGTCAATTTTCAATCGCTAACATGCGATTCGATGTAACGGAGTTCTCGTTGTTCCGAATTGCACCAAATGAAATGCCTCGTTATCAAAAGATCGCAAATTATACGCTAGAAAATGCATCTACTACATTTAAAGGCGAGTGTTTATGA
- a CDS encoding YtnP family quorum-quenching lactonase: MQKFQFHEMNLTWLDGGTTFLDGGTMFGVVPKVIWSKRYPVNEKNQIELPTHPILVQFKEHNILIDSGLGDGKLTERQLRNLGVSEQSRVEENLSELGLKPEDIDTVLMTHLHGDHAAGLTKWQGEELVSTFPNAKIYVSAVEWDEMQNPNIRSRNTYWKENWEPIVDQVETFEEEKTIFGAITMIHTGGHSNGHSVIKMTSGDETILHMGDIMPTHAHQNPLWVLAFDDYPMDSIYAKEKLMKEALESGYYFSFYHDAYYRILKWSADGKEIMKSLVRKEKNS, from the coding sequence ATGCAGAAATTTCAATTTCACGAAATGAACTTAACCTGGCTTGATGGGGGAACCACATTTTTAGATGGCGGTACAATGTTTGGGGTAGTACCAAAAGTCATTTGGTCGAAACGTTACCCGGTCAATGAAAAAAACCAAATCGAATTGCCAACACACCCAATACTTGTTCAATTTAAAGAACATAATATATTGATCGATAGCGGTCTTGGTGATGGCAAATTGACAGAGCGTCAGTTGCGCAACTTAGGGGTTTCAGAACAATCCCGTGTAGAAGAAAACTTGTCGGAGCTTGGATTAAAACCTGAAGACATCGATACGGTCTTAATGACTCATTTACACGGAGATCATGCGGCAGGACTTACAAAATGGCAAGGCGAAGAGTTGGTTTCGACTTTTCCAAATGCCAAAATTTATGTATCAGCTGTAGAGTGGGATGAAATGCAAAATCCAAACATCCGGTCACGCAATACATACTGGAAAGAAAATTGGGAGCCAATTGTCGATCAAGTTGAAACATTTGAAGAAGAGAAAACTATATTTGGGGCAATCACCATGATTCATACCGGAGGTCATTCAAATGGCCACAGTGTCATTAAAATGACAAGTGGCGATGAAACGATTTTGCATATGGGTGACATCATGCCAACTCATGCCCATCAAAATCCATTATGGGTATTAGCATTTGATGATTATCCAATGGATTCAATTTACGCTAAAGAAAAGTTGATGAAAGAAGCTTTAGAAAGCGGTTATTATTTCAGCTTTTACCATGATGCGTATTATCGTATCTTAAAATGGAGTGCAGACGGCAAAGAGATTATGAAGTCATTAGTACGCAAAGAAAAGAATAGTTAA
- a CDS encoding M42 family metallopeptidase: MNSETREMFKTLTELPGAPGNEHAVRKFMRQELEKYSDRLIQDNLGSVFGVKDCQEDGPRIMVAGHMDEVGFMVTQITDNGMLRFQPLGGWWNQVMLATRVDIITNEKTIPGVIGSIPPHLLSEELRSKPMEIKNMLIDIGADNKDDALALGIRPGQQIVPFSPFTPMANDKKIMAKAWDNRYGCGLAIELLKELKDEKLPNQLFSGATVMEEVGLRGAQTAATMIQPDLFFALDASPANDATGDKNEFGQLGKGTLLRILDKSMVTHRGMREFILDTAETHHIPYQYFVSQGGTDAGRVHTTNEGIPSSVIGICSRYIHTSASIIHTDDYAAAKELLTKLVKATDRTTLETIKQNV, from the coding sequence ATGAATTCTGAAACACGTGAAATGTTTAAAACTTTGACAGAACTACCGGGAGCTCCAGGAAATGAGCATGCGGTTCGTAAATTTATGCGTCAAGAACTAGAAAAGTATTCAGATCGATTGATCCAAGACAATTTGGGAAGCGTTTTTGGCGTCAAGGACTGTCAAGAAGATGGACCGCGTATCATGGTGGCAGGGCATATGGATGAAGTTGGGTTTATGGTTACACAAATTACGGATAATGGCATGTTGCGTTTTCAGCCTTTAGGCGGCTGGTGGAACCAAGTGATGTTGGCAACACGCGTAGACATTATTACAAACGAAAAAACGATTCCAGGCGTTATTGGTTCCATTCCTCCACATTTGCTAAGTGAAGAATTGCGAAGTAAACCAATGGAAATAAAAAATATGCTTATCGATATCGGAGCAGACAATAAAGACGATGCATTAGCGCTTGGCATTCGCCCAGGTCAGCAAATTGTGCCTTTTAGTCCGTTTACACCAATGGCGAATGATAAAAAAATTATGGCAAAAGCTTGGGATAATCGTTACGGTTGTGGTTTAGCGATTGAGCTTTTAAAAGAGCTGAAAGATGAAAAATTGCCAAACCAATTGTTTTCTGGAGCAACCGTAATGGAAGAAGTTGGGTTACGCGGTGCACAAACTGCGGCAACGATGATTCAGCCAGATTTATTCTTCGCATTAGATGCAAGTCCAGCTAATGATGCAACGGGTGATAAAAATGAATTCGGGCAGCTTGGTAAAGGAACTTTGTTGCGCATATTAGATAAGAGCATGGTCACTCACCGAGGCATGCGTGAATTTATACTCGATACAGCTGAAACACATCATATTCCTTATCAGTATTTCGTTTCACAAGGTGGAACAGATGCAGGTCGCGTACATACAACCAATGAAGGGATCCCGAGTTCTGTAATTGGAATTTGTTCTCGCTATATCCACACGTCAGCATCTATCATTCATACAGATGATTATGCAGCAGCGAAAGAATTACTGACAAAGTTAGTGAAAGCTACAGACCGCACAACTCTAGAAACCATTAAACAAAACGTTTAA
- the trmB gene encoding tRNA (guanosine(46)-N7)-methyltransferase TrmB, whose product MRSRFKPWASDLIDSHPEIVIPKPEEKKGKWQEVFDNKNPLHIEAGTGKGRFITGMAKANPDINYIGIELFDSVIVTALETVLEEENGIPNLRLLKVNAKKIGEYFEKGEVDRLYLNFSDPWPKKRHAKRRLTHESFLKLYQVVLPEKGEIHFKTDNRKLFEYSLTSISEYGMLLTDVSLDLHDNEPEWNIMTEYEEKFSKKGQPIYRLEAQF is encoded by the coding sequence ATGAGATCACGTTTTAAACCATGGGCATCAGATTTAATCGATTCACATCCAGAAATTGTTATTCCGAAACCAGAAGAGAAAAAAGGGAAATGGCAAGAAGTTTTTGATAACAAAAACCCATTGCATATTGAAGCGGGAACAGGTAAAGGCCGCTTTATTACAGGAATGGCCAAAGCGAATCCAGACATCAATTATATTGGCATCGAGCTGTTCGACAGCGTCATTGTTACGGCTCTTGAGACAGTGCTTGAAGAAGAAAATGGGATTCCAAACTTGCGTCTTTTAAAAGTTAATGCAAAAAAAATCGGCGAGTATTTCGAAAAAGGGGAAGTTGACAGATTGTACTTAAACTTTTCTGATCCATGGCCAAAAAAGCGTCACGCTAAGCGCCGCTTAACGCATGAATCGTTCTTGAAGTTGTATCAGGTTGTTTTACCTGAAAAAGGTGAAATTCATTTTAAAACCGATAACCGGAAACTTTTTGAATATTCGCTTACGAGCATTTCTGAATATGGTATGTTATTAACGGATGTCTCATTAGATCTTCACGATAACGAACCTGAATGGAACATCATGACGGAATACGAAGAAAAGTTCTCGAAAAAAGGACAGCCGATTTACCGGTTAGAAGCACAGTTTTAA
- the dat gene encoding D-amino-acid transaminase, producing MDLILHNGEFIREEDLVISKEDRGYQFGDGIYEVIRVYDGNLFTAKEHIDRFYDSADKINIVIPYTKDVFHKMMYDFVEVNNIETGQVYVQVTRGAAERQHQFPTQATPVITGNTKSVDRPVASLSSGVTAKFIEDIRWLRCDIKSLNLLGNVLAKQEAYEEGFFEAILHRGETVTEGCSSNMYGIKNGTLYTHPANNLILNGITRRVIFELCEELGIPVVETPFTKTEALEMDEFIMSSTTTEVMPVVAIGDHKIGQGVPGELTRKLQTAFEARIQVGVKS from the coding sequence ATGGATTTGATATTGCATAATGGAGAATTTATTCGTGAAGAAGATTTGGTGATTTCGAAAGAAGATCGTGGTTATCAGTTTGGTGACGGAATTTATGAAGTAATTCGCGTATATGATGGCAATCTGTTTACGGCTAAAGAACATATCGATCGTTTTTACGACAGTGCTGACAAAATCAACATCGTCATTCCTTATACAAAAGACGTTTTCCATAAAATGATGTACGATTTTGTTGAAGTGAACAATATTGAGACTGGCCAAGTATACGTGCAAGTTACACGAGGTGCTGCAGAGCGTCAACATCAATTCCCTACACAAGCTACGCCAGTGATTACTGGCAATACCAAATCAGTTGATCGTCCAGTCGCAAGCTTAAGCTCAGGCGTTACGGCTAAATTTATTGAAGATATTCGTTGGTTACGCTGCGACATTAAGAGCTTGAATTTGCTTGGCAACGTATTAGCTAAACAAGAAGCTTACGAAGAAGGGTTTTTCGAAGCGATCTTGCACAGAGGTGAAACGGTGACAGAAGGTTGTTCATCGAATATGTACGGTATAAAAAATGGCACTCTTTATACTCATCCTGCAAATAACCTTATTTTAAATGGAATTACAAGACGAGTGATTTTTGAGTTGTGTGAAGAATTGGGAATTCCAGTAGTAGAAACCCCATTTACAAAAACGGAAGCACTTGAAATGGATGAATTCATCATGTCTTCAACAACTACGGAAGTGATGCCAGTAGTTGCGATTGGTGATCATAAAATCGGTCAAGGCGTTCCTGGAGAGTTGACGCGTAAATTACAAACTGCATTTGAAGCACGCATTCAAGTTGGCGTTAAATCATAA
- a CDS encoding thioredoxin family protein produces the protein MRKLQSTEEFHTLIKEPASIFMFTAGWCPDCRVIDPILPEIEEKFSDNIFVSVDRDQFIDLCIELDIFGIPSFLAYANGHKTGRYVSKDRKTQAEIEAFISNLSQ, from the coding sequence ATGAGAAAATTACAATCGACTGAAGAATTTCATACATTAATAAAAGAACCTGCTTCAATATTTATGTTCACAGCAGGCTGGTGCCCAGATTGCCGCGTCATTGATCCAATTTTGCCTGAGATTGAAGAAAAATTCTCAGACAATATATTTGTTTCGGTAGATCGTGATCAATTTATTGATCTGTGTATTGAATTGGATATTTTTGGTATTCCGAGTTTTCTAGCTTACGCTAATGGTCACAAAACGGGCCGTTATGTCAGTAAAGACCGTAAAACACAGGCAGAAATCGAAGCGTTTATTTCGAATTTGTCACAATAA
- the pepV gene encoding dipeptidase PepV, translating to MDWQLEATKRKGTILSELQELIAIPSVLSNETTPIAPFGKEVKQALDWFLEKGRTEGYTVKNIGDVAGHLEIGQGEELLGILGHVDVVPVGEGWTTAPFGGEIHNGRLYGRGAIDDKGPTIAAWAALNILKDAGVEFTKRVRLIIGTDEESEFRCMERYFQTEEMPAVAFTPDADFPIINAEKGIASLVFSTFSMHEDAILESFIAGHRTNMVPDKATAILNGQLAEWQEDFKAFCKKHDVTGKVEQHNGSTELTLNGKSAHAMEPEDGINAGVLLAVFLKDRLEGDGQKFVEFVADTFYLDSRGRKLGLDFTDEQSGDTTFNAGIIRFEKKKTAMITVSMRYSISYPFKEKIDAYQLKDFVLDIASNSPPHYVDENDPFIKTLQNAYEKQTGDRANLIAIGGGTYARVLDKGVAFGMLFPGEPDVAHQADEFVDIDNLIKATAIYAEAIYQLACKK from the coding sequence ATGGATTGGCAGTTAGAAGCTACAAAACGTAAGGGAACAATACTGAGCGAATTGCAAGAGTTAATAGCGATTCCCAGTGTACTAAGTAATGAAACCACGCCAATAGCTCCTTTTGGAAAAGAAGTTAAACAGGCATTGGATTGGTTTTTAGAAAAGGGTAGAACAGAAGGATATACGGTTAAAAATATTGGAGATGTTGCAGGACATCTTGAAATTGGTCAAGGCGAGGAATTGCTGGGAATTTTAGGTCATGTTGATGTGGTGCCAGTTGGTGAGGGTTGGACAACGGCTCCGTTTGGTGGAGAAATTCATAATGGGCGACTTTACGGTCGTGGCGCCATTGATGATAAAGGACCAACAATTGCTGCATGGGCTGCTTTAAACATACTTAAGGATGCCGGTGTGGAATTTACAAAGCGCGTGCGTTTAATTATCGGTACAGATGAAGAAAGTGAATTCCGCTGCATGGAACGCTATTTCCAAACAGAAGAAATGCCAGCTGTAGCCTTTACTCCAGACGCCGATTTTCCAATCATCAATGCAGAAAAAGGCATCGCATCTTTAGTTTTCTCCACATTTTCGATGCACGAAGATGCGATCTTAGAATCGTTTATTGCTGGTCATCGTACCAATATGGTGCCTGATAAAGCAACAGCCATTTTAAATGGTCAATTAGCAGAGTGGCAAGAAGATTTTAAGGCGTTTTGCAAAAAGCATGACGTAACAGGTAAAGTTGAACAGCATAACGGTTCAACAGAATTAACGTTAAATGGGAAATCAGCTCACGCCATGGAGCCCGAAGATGGTATAAATGCCGGGGTGTTGCTAGCTGTATTTTTGAAAGATCGTTTAGAAGGCGATGGCCAAAAGTTTGTTGAATTTGTGGCAGACACGTTTTATCTAGATTCTCGTGGTCGTAAGCTTGGGTTGGATTTTACAGATGAACAATCTGGAGATACAACGTTCAACGCCGGAATTATTCGGTTTGAAAAAAAGAAAACCGCTATGATTACAGTAAGTATGAGATACTCGATTAGCTATCCATTTAAAGAAAAAATAGATGCCTATCAGTTGAAGGATTTCGTACTGGACATTGCGTCCAATTCTCCTCCTCATTATGTGGATGAAAACGATCCGTTCATCAAAACGCTGCAAAATGCATATGAAAAACAAACTGGCGATAGAGCAAATCTGATTGCTATTGGCGGAGGCACATATGCACGCGTATTAGATAAAGGTGTGGCGTTTGGTATGCTGTTCCCTGGTGAACCAGATGTTGCCCATCAGGCGGATGAATTTGTGGACATCGACAATTTAATAAAAGCGACTGCCATTTACGCAGAAGCAATTTATCAATTAGCTTGTAAAAAATGA
- a CDS encoding DUF84 family protein, whose amino-acid sequence MKKIRAAIASKNPAKINAVSNVLKNMEWTVDLSAIDADSEVSAQPFSQQETRQGAVNRAKNALGEYDFAIGLEGGVYEMEGILFLCNWGALATQDGHIFTAAGAQIPLPEEIADGLRNGTELGPIMDEYANESGIRQHKGAIGILTNGLVNRGEMFGHVVKLLMGQYQRHSD is encoded by the coding sequence ATGAAAAAAATTCGTGCAGCAATAGCATCCAAAAACCCTGCAAAAATCAATGCCGTATCAAACGTGCTTAAAAATATGGAATGGACAGTTGACTTATCGGCGATAGATGCGGATTCAGAAGTATCGGCTCAGCCTTTTTCACAACAAGAAACCCGTCAAGGTGCTGTCAATCGAGCAAAAAATGCATTGGGAGAATATGATTTTGCGATCGGATTAGAAGGCGGCGTTTACGAAATGGAAGGTATATTGTTTTTATGCAACTGGGGTGCACTAGCCACTCAGGATGGACATATATTTACCGCTGCTGGTGCTCAAATACCACTGCCGGAAGAAATTGCAGACGGTCTGCGAAATGGCACAGAGCTTGGACCGATTATGGACGAATATGCCAATGAAAGTGGAATTCGCCAACACAAAGGCGCGATCGGTATTTTAACGAACGGTCTGGTGAACCGAGGAGAAATGTTTGGACATGTCGTTAAATTATTGATGGGTCAGTATCAACGACACAGCGATTAA
- a CDS encoding diacylglycerol/lipid kinase family protein produces the protein MKIVFIINPTAGNGRALKQWQRFEKTIQFPFEHMLTEFPGHATAIAAAYKDEGQQVLLIGFGGDGTLREIVVGAAGAKELIVGSVAAGSGNDFARAYGTFKDARAIEEFQKIPRFKRQDLGEFANGQDFQFVSSSGIGFDAEITIAVNQSSLKKKLNQFGLGKIAYYLYVIKTLVKFETFTLTVQSADETVVYQDVWLATVSNQPYFGGGMKISPASYTDDGLLELTVVHQISRLKLLLVFGTVFSGAHTRFKEVSQMSSSEFRLSSDKSVFRHVDGDDAGMSTQNEMVVYAVSPHNWLSIN, from the coding sequence ATGAAAATTGTATTTATTATCAATCCTACAGCTGGCAATGGCAGAGCGTTAAAGCAATGGCAGCGCTTTGAAAAAACCATTCAATTTCCGTTTGAACACATGTTAACGGAATTTCCAGGTCATGCTACGGCAATTGCTGCGGCCTACAAAGACGAAGGACAACAAGTGTTGTTAATCGGCTTTGGCGGTGACGGGACATTGCGTGAAATCGTAGTAGGTGCAGCGGGCGCGAAAGAGTTAATTGTTGGATCTGTAGCAGCTGGCTCTGGCAATGATTTTGCTAGAGCTTACGGCACGTTCAAAGATGCACGGGCAATTGAAGAGTTTCAAAAAATACCTCGTTTTAAACGCCAAGACCTTGGTGAATTTGCGAACGGACAAGATTTTCAATTTGTCAGCAGTTCAGGAATTGGTTTTGATGCGGAAATCACGATCGCTGTGAATCAGTCGTCTCTCAAGAAAAAGCTGAATCAGTTTGGCCTTGGAAAAATAGCTTATTATCTTTATGTGATTAAGACCTTAGTGAAGTTTGAAACATTCACATTAACGGTTCAGAGTGCTGACGAAACCGTTGTTTATCAAGATGTTTGGTTAGCGACTGTTAGCAACCAACCTTATTTCGGTGGGGGCATGAAAATCTCTCCAGCCTCATACACAGATGACGGATTGCTTGAATTGACCGTGGTTCATCAAATATCACGTTTGAAACTCTTGCTCGTTTTTGGTACGGTATTCAGCGGAGCACATACGCGTTTCAAAGAGGTCAGCCAAATGAGCAGCTCGGAGTTTCGGCTTTCATCTGACAAATCGGTTTTTCGCCATGTGGATGGTGACGATGCCGGTATGAGCACTCAAAACGAAATGGTCGTCTATGCAGTTAGTCCACATAATTGGTTATCAATAAATTAA
- a CDS encoding PepSY domain-containing protein: MRNRDLLIGFATGIAATYLVKELYNRSEKLYPADDVLKEVKSAFKEEGPIDGSWIFMKTEPYKQHALTTEVYKGGITRHKEDELQQFEFLADAFTGAVIEVKQV, from the coding sequence GTGAGAAATCGTGATTTACTTATTGGATTTGCTACAGGAATCGCCGCAACGTATTTGGTAAAAGAACTTTACAATCGTTCAGAAAAATTATATCCAGCAGATGACGTTTTAAAAGAAGTTAAATCTGCATTTAAAGAAGAAGGCCCGATTGACGGTTCATGGATTTTCATGAAAACGGAACCTTATAAGCAACACGCGTTAACAACTGAAGTTTACAAAGGCGGAATTACACGTCATAAAGAAGACGAACTTCAACAATTTGAATTTTTAGCTGATGCTTTTACAGGCGCAGTGATCGAAGTAAAACAAGTATAA
- a CDS encoding DUF1444 family protein produces MKSTELFNILRERMPSRQLEWRFDREKDVANIQHTELGKGMSISLPQVINRFEAKGDSAIQEIVYTITETFEAMEREAKGEMKSTEHIFPVIRSTSFPTESNEGHKFITAEHTAETRIYFALDAGTTYRLIDENVVNSLSLTEEQIKEIAKFQVKKLKTAVKEDHVAGNIFYFLNENDGYDASRILNESFLKEMKTKITGDMTVSVPHQDVLIIGDIQNETGYDVLAQMAMHFFTNGKVPITSLSFIYENDELEPIFIMAKNRPNEENDKK; encoded by the coding sequence ATGAAATCTACAGAACTTTTTAATATACTAAGAGAGCGTATGCCAAGCCGCCAACTAGAATGGCGCTTTGATCGGGAGAAGGATGTTGCAAATATTCAACATACAGAACTGGGCAAAGGAATGAGCATATCCTTGCCGCAAGTTATCAATCGCTTTGAAGCAAAAGGTGACTCAGCGATTCAAGAAATCGTTTATACGATTACAGAAACTTTCGAAGCAATGGAAAGAGAAGCAAAAGGTGAAATGAAATCGACCGAGCATATTTTCCCTGTTATTCGTTCAACTTCATTTCCAACGGAATCGAATGAAGGCCATAAGTTTATTACGGCTGAACATACGGCGGAAACACGCATATATTTTGCATTAGATGCTGGTACTACCTATCGCTTAATTGACGAAAATGTGGTAAATTCATTAAGTCTGACTGAAGAGCAGATTAAAGAAATTGCGAAGTTCCAAGTGAAAAAATTAAAAACTGCAGTCAAAGAAGACCATGTTGCCGGAAATATCTTTTATTTTCTAAACGAAAACGATGGCTATGACGCTTCAAGAATTTTGAACGAATCGTTTTTAAAAGAAATGAAAACAAAAATCACAGGTGATATGACCGTCTCTGTACCTCATCAAGACGTACTGATTATTGGAGATATCCAAAATGAAACGGGATACGATGTGCTCGCACAAATGGCTATGCATTTCTTTACGAATGGCAAAGTGCCGATTACTTCCTTATCGTTCATTTATGAAAATGATGAACTAGAGCCGATTTTCATTATGGCAAAAAACAGACCTAACGAGGAGAACGATAAAAAATGA